A portion of the Luxibacter massiliensis genome contains these proteins:
- the serC gene encoding 3-phosphoserine/phosphohydroxythreonine transaminase yields the protein MGRVYNFSAGPAVLPEEVLKAAAAEMLDYRGTGMSVMEMSHRSKAFEEIIHRAEADLRELMGIPDNYRVLFLQGGASQQFAMIPMNLMKNKVADYIVTGQWAKKAAAEAGKYGKVNKIASSEDKTFSYIPDCSDLNISEDADYVYICENNTIYGTKFHQLPDTKGKTLVADVSSCFLSEPADVSKYGLLYGGAQKNIGPAGVVIVIIREDLITEDVLPKTPAMLTYKIHADAKSLYNTPPAYGIYICGKVFQWLKSLGGLDAMKVRNEKKAELLYSFLDQSKLFKGTVEHKDRSLMNVPFITGDEELDARFVKAAHEAGLENLKGHRSVGGMRASIYNAMPYEGVEALVAFMEKFEKENL from the coding sequence ATGGGCAGAGTGTACAATTTTTCAGCAGGGCCGGCAGTGTTGCCGGAGGAGGTCCTAAAAGCAGCAGCAGCAGAAATGTTAGATTACAGAGGAACCGGCATGTCGGTTATGGAAATGAGTCACCGCTCAAAAGCCTTTGAAGAAATCATCCATAGGGCAGAGGCTGACCTGAGGGAACTCATGGGGATTCCAGACAATTATAGGGTGCTTTTCCTTCAGGGAGGGGCGTCCCAGCAGTTTGCCATGATTCCTATGAACCTTATGAAGAACAAAGTAGCTGATTATATAGTCACAGGCCAGTGGGCCAAGAAGGCCGCAGCGGAAGCGGGGAAATATGGGAAAGTAAATAAAATTGCTTCATCGGAGGATAAAACATTTTCTTACATCCCAGATTGTTCTGACCTCAATATATCCGAGGATGCAGATTACGTATATATCTGTGAGAACAACACGATTTACGGCACAAAGTTCCATCAGCTGCCGGATACAAAAGGAAAAACACTGGTGGCAGATGTCTCCTCCTGTTTTTTGTCTGAACCGGCCGACGTGTCTAAATATGGACTTTTATATGGAGGGGCACAGAAAAATATCGGCCCGGCAGGTGTCGTGATTGTGATTATACGGGAGGATCTGATTACGGAGGATGTACTTCCTAAGACTCCGGCCATGCTCACTTATAAGATCCATGCAGATGCAAAGTCTCTTTATAATACACCGCCTGCATATGGGATTTATATATGCGGAAAAGTATTCCAGTGGCTGAAATCCCTGGGGGGATTGGATGCCATGAAGGTACGCAATGAGAAGAAGGCAGAGCTTTTATATAGTTTTCTCGATCAAAGCAAACTCTTTAAGGGCACTGTGGAGCACAAAGACCGCTCTCTTATGAATGTCCCCTTTATAACAGGAGATGAAGAGCTGGATGCCCGCTTTGTGAAGGCAGCCCACGAGGCAGGCCTGGAAAATCTGAAAGGGCACAGAAGTGTAGGCGGGATGCGGGCAAGTATTTATAATGCGATGCCTTATGAAGGAGTGGAGGCCCTGGTGGCCTTTATGGAGAAATTTGAGAAGGAGAATCTGTAA
- a CDS encoding phosphoglycerate dehydrogenase: MFKYHCLNPIAQVGLEKFDGQYVKVEDMQEADAVLVRSAGMHDIEFDDNLKLIARAGAGVNNIPLEKCAEKGIVVFNTPGANANGVKELVIAGMLLAARDIIGGINWVQENEEDGDIAKITEKKKKVFAGTELEGKKLGVIGLGAIGVLVANAATHLGMDVYGYDPYVSVDAAWKLSRSIHHAKTVDELYKECDYITIHVPALEDTKGMINKDAISLMKENIVILNFARDVLVNTEDMVDALVAGKVKGYVTDFPTPEITGVKGAIVIPHLGASTEESEDNCARMAVKEAKDYLENGNITHSVNYPDCDMGIKTGGSRITILHHNIPNMLGQFTGLLAKANMNISLMANKSKKEYAYTMIDIDGEVSRDVEEALAQIEGVLKVRVII, encoded by the coding sequence ATGTTTAAATATCATTGTTTAAATCCCATTGCCCAGGTAGGCTTGGAAAAGTTTGACGGCCAATATGTGAAAGTTGAGGATATGCAGGAGGCGGATGCAGTACTCGTAAGAAGCGCCGGAATGCATGATATAGAGTTTGACGACAATTTAAAGTTGATTGCACGTGCCGGCGCAGGAGTCAATAATATCCCTTTGGAAAAATGTGCAGAGAAAGGGATTGTTGTGTTTAATACACCGGGGGCCAATGCAAACGGTGTAAAGGAACTGGTAATCGCAGGAATGCTTCTGGCTGCCCGTGATATTATCGGAGGAATCAACTGGGTGCAGGAAAATGAGGAAGATGGCGACATAGCCAAAATCACTGAGAAGAAGAAAAAGGTATTTGCAGGCACAGAGCTGGAGGGGAAGAAACTGGGAGTAATCGGCCTTGGTGCCATCGGCGTGCTGGTGGCCAATGCAGCCACCCATCTGGGGATGGATGTGTATGGGTATGACCCCTATGTATCTGTGGACGCTGCCTGGAAGCTGTCCCGCAGCATCCATCACGCAAAGACTGTCGATGAGCTGTACAAGGAATGCGATTACATTACCATCCATGTCCCTGCCCTTGAAGATACAAAGGGGATGATCAATAAAGATGCCATCAGCCTGATGAAAGAGAACATAGTTATCTTAAATTTTGCAAGAGACGTCCTTGTCAATACAGAGGATATGGTAGACGCCCTTGTGGCAGGAAAAGTAAAGGGGTATGTGACAGATTTCCCCACACCAGAGATAACAGGCGTGAAGGGCGCTATTGTAATCCCGCATCTTGGGGCTTCCACGGAGGAATCTGAGGATAACTGCGCGAGAATGGCGGTGAAAGAGGCAAAAGATTATCTGGAAAACGGAAACATTACGCATTCAGTCAATTACCCTGACTGTGATATGGGAATAAAGACAGGCGGATCCAGGATTACAATACTGCATCATAATATACCGAATATGCTTGGCCAGTTCACCGGACTTCTGGCAAAGGCTAATATGAATATTTCCCTGATGGCGAATAAAAGTAAAAAAGAGTATGCCTATACAATGATAGATATTGACGGGGAAGTGAGCAGGGATGTAGAAGAAGCATTGGCTCAGATCGAAGGCGTGTTAAAGGTCAGAGTGATTATATAA
- a CDS encoding 2-isopropylmalate synthase produces the protein MENRKVFLNQHTNLLELEEHMYPLVDVETPNTFRNLFQYGEIPKIAFNDRIVPHNMPDEIWITDTTFRDGQQSRAPYTTEQIVTIYDYLHRLGGPQGKIRQSEFFLYSKKDRDGVYKCLEKGYEFPEITSWIRANKKDFELVKQIGLKETGILVSCSDYHIFYKLKMTRREALSHYLSVVRECMETGVRPRCHLEDITRSDIYGFVIPFCLELMKLKEEYKIPVKIRVCDTMGYGVNFPGAVIPRSIPGIIYGLMIHAGVPSELIEFHGHNDFYKAVNNSTTAWLYGASGVNCSIFGIGERTGNTPLEAMVFEYAQLRGTLDGMDTTAITELAEYYEKEIGYHIPAMTPFAGQNFNVTRAGIHADGMLKNQEIYNIFDTEKFLNRPAMVSVSNTSGTAGIAYWINGYYKLPKERQMDKDSELVKEIKAWVDHEYEGGRVTVLTDEELVAKIDIICQDRHITL, from the coding sequence TTGGAGAACAGAAAAGTATTTTTAAACCAGCACACGAACCTTTTAGAGCTAGAGGAGCATATGTATCCTCTTGTTGATGTGGAAACCCCGAATACGTTCAGGAATCTATTTCAGTATGGGGAAATACCTAAGATTGCCTTTAATGACAGAATCGTCCCACACAATATGCCCGATGAAATTTGGATAACAGACACAACTTTCCGCGACGGACAGCAGTCACGGGCTCCTTATACAACGGAACAGATCGTCACGATTTACGACTATTTACATAGACTGGGAGGGCCCCAAGGGAAAATCAGGCAGAGTGAATTTTTTCTGTACAGCAAAAAAGACAGAGACGGGGTTTATAAGTGCCTGGAGAAAGGATATGAATTTCCTGAAATAACCAGTTGGATCAGGGCAAATAAAAAAGACTTTGAGCTGGTTAAGCAAATCGGGCTCAAAGAAACAGGAATACTTGTAAGCTGTTCGGATTACCATATATTTTATAAACTGAAAATGACCAGAAGGGAGGCCCTGAGCCATTATCTGTCTGTGGTCAGAGAATGTATGGAGACTGGAGTCAGGCCAAGATGCCACTTGGAGGATATCACCAGGTCTGACATATACGGCTTTGTCATCCCCTTCTGCTTGGAATTGATGAAGCTGAAGGAGGAGTACAAGATTCCTGTGAAAATCCGTGTCTGTGATACAATGGGATATGGAGTGAATTTCCCAGGGGCAGTGATACCCAGATCCATACCGGGGATTATTTATGGCCTTATGATCCATGCCGGGGTTCCCAGCGAGCTGATTGAGTTCCACGGGCATAATGATTTTTATAAGGCAGTGAATAATTCTACAACAGCGTGGCTCTATGGCGCAAGCGGTGTTAATTGTTCTATTTTTGGCATTGGGGAGCGGACAGGGAATACACCTCTGGAAGCCATGGTATTTGAATATGCACAGCTTAGGGGCACATTGGACGGCATGGATACAACTGCCATCACGGAGCTGGCGGAATATTATGAAAAGGAAATTGGGTACCATATTCCTGCCATGACGCCGTTTGCCGGCCAGAATTTTAATGTGACCCGGGCCGGGATCCATGCTGACGGAATGCTGAAAAATCAGGAAATCTATAATATTTTTGATACGGAAAAATTTTTAAACAGGCCGGCTATGGTGTCTGTATCCAATACTTCAGGCACTGCAGGGATTGCTTACTGGATAAATGGGTATTATAAACTTCCTAAGGAAAGGCAGATGGATAAAGATTCTGAGCTTGTAAAGGAAATAAAGGCCTGGGTGGATCATGAATATGAGGGCGGCAGGGTTACGGTCTTGACAGATGAAGAATTAGTTGCCAAAATAGATATTATATGCCAAGACAGGCATATAACACTTTAA
- a CDS encoding GntR family transcriptional regulator: protein MDEYQDNSLGSRVFQKIRDGILEGKYKEHEELRENTIGKELGVSRTPVREALRQLELEGLVTIIPNKGAYVTGISAKDIGDIYIMRSMLEGLCARWATENITEEQLDELEEIMMLSEFHMKREGGGSADQIAELDNRFHTILYAASNSRILGHLLMDFHKYVQAARKYSVVSEERARKSVREHRQILRAIQDKDKDLAEQLANEHILHVIQNLKRQGYEELAEGDR, encoded by the coding sequence ATGGATGAATATCAGGACAATTCCCTGGGCAGCCGTGTTTTTCAAAAAATCCGGGACGGCATTTTGGAAGGTAAATATAAAGAACACGAGGAACTGCGGGAGAATACAATCGGGAAGGAGCTGGGAGTCAGCCGCACTCCTGTGCGGGAAGCATTGCGGCAGCTGGAGCTGGAGGGCCTGGTGACTATTATTCCCAATAAAGGGGCATATGTTACCGGGATTTCGGCCAAAGATATCGGAGATATTTATATTATGCGCTCTATGCTGGAAGGATTGTGCGCCAGATGGGCCACGGAAAATATTACAGAGGAGCAGTTGGATGAGCTGGAGGAGATTATGATGCTCTCTGAATTCCATATGAAGAGGGAGGGAGGAGGCAGCGCGGATCAGATAGCTGAGCTTGACAACAGGTTTCATACAATTTTGTATGCGGCTTCCAACAGTAGGATTCTTGGCCATTTGCTGATGGATTTCCATAAGTATGTCCAGGCTGCCCGTAAATATTCTGTGGTGTCGGAGGAGCGCGCCCGCAAGTCTGTGCGTGAACACAGGCAAATATTGCGCGCCATCCAGGATAAGGATAAGGATCTTGCAGAACAGCTTGCCAACGAGCATATCCTGCATGTCATACAGAACTTGAAGAGACAAGGTTATGAAGAATTAGCAGAAGGAGACAGATAA
- a CDS encoding NADP-dependent isocitrate dehydrogenase, which translates to MEKIKMATPIVEMDGDEMTRILWKMIKDNLLKPHIELNTEYYDLGLEYRNETDDQVTIDSANATKKYKVAVKCATITPNAARMEEYDLKEMWKSPNGTIRAILDGTVFRAPIVVKGIEPCVKNWKKPITIARHAYGDVYKGSEMKIPGAGKAELVYTAEDGTQTKELIHNFEGPGIIQGMHNLCGSIESFARSCFSYALDTKQDLWFATKDTISKKYDHTFKDIFQEIYDTEFDERFKAAGIEYFYTLIDDAVARVMKSEGGYIWACKNYDGDVMSDMVSSAFGSLAMMTSVLVSPEGYYEYEAAHGTVQRHYYKHLKGEETSTNSVATIFAWTGALRKRGELDGNSELMKFADRLEKATIDTIESGSMTKDLALITTIENPVVLNSEEFIKEIAKRL; encoded by the coding sequence ATGGAAAAGATTAAGATGGCCACACCTATTGTGGAGATGGACGGGGACGAGATGACACGTATTTTGTGGAAGATGATCAAGGATAACCTTCTCAAGCCTCACATTGAGCTTAACACAGAATATTATGACTTGGGACTGGAATATAGAAATGAGACAGATGACCAGGTGACAATTGACTCTGCCAATGCCACAAAGAAATATAAAGTGGCTGTAAAATGTGCGACAATCACACCCAACGCCGCCCGCATGGAGGAATATGACCTGAAGGAAATGTGGAAAAGCCCCAATGGCACCATCCGTGCGATTTTAGACGGCACTGTTTTTAGGGCGCCCATTGTGGTAAAGGGAATCGAACCCTGCGTAAAAAATTGGAAGAAGCCGATAACCATTGCCAGACATGCTTACGGGGATGTGTATAAAGGTTCTGAGATGAAAATACCGGGAGCCGGGAAAGCGGAGCTTGTATACACAGCCGAAGACGGCACGCAGACAAAAGAGCTTATACATAATTTTGAGGGGCCTGGGATTATTCAGGGTATGCATAACCTCTGCGGTTCTATTGAGAGTTTTGCCAGAAGCTGTTTCTCCTATGCTCTGGATACAAAGCAGGATCTATGGTTTGCCACAAAAGATACAATTTCTAAGAAGTATGACCATACCTTCAAAGATATTTTCCAGGAGATATATGATACTGAGTTTGACGAAAGATTTAAGGCGGCGGGTATTGAGTATTTTTATACCTTGATTGACGATGCAGTGGCGCGGGTTATGAAATCTGAGGGAGGCTATATCTGGGCCTGCAAGAATTATGACGGAGATGTGATGAGCGATATGGTTTCTTCAGCTTTTGGATCCCTTGCTATGATGACTTCTGTCCTGGTGTCACCAGAGGGGTATTATGAGTATGAGGCTGCCCATGGGACAGTGCAGAGGCACTACTATAAACATTTAAAAGGAGAGGAGACTTCCACCAATTCCGTAGCTACTATTTTTGCCTGGACAGGCGCCCTCAGAAAGAGGGGGGAACTGGATGGGAACAGTGAACTGATGAAATTTGCGGACAGGCTGGAGAAGGCCACCATTGATACCATCGAATCAGGAAGCATGACAAAGGATTTAGCGTTGATTACAACCATTGAGAATCCTGTTGTGCTAAACAGCGAGGAGTTTATTAAAGAAATAGCAAAACGCTTATAA
- the abc-f gene encoding ribosomal protection-like ABC-F family protein — translation MVLACHNLTKSFGEQLIVQNGAFHIEDREKTALVGVNGAGKSTILKMIVGEEPADGGEIILTKGKTLGYLAQQQHLQSGLSIYEEVKTAKADILALEAQIRLAEQELKTLSGDALHNKLESYHRMVSRFESENGYACESELAGVLKGLGFLEEDFSKMTDTLSGGQKTRVSLGKLLLTRPDILLLDEPTNHLDLNSITWLETYLMNYPGAVFIVSHDRFFLNRVVTKVVEIENGEIRMYLGNYKAYAEKKQQIRDALLKEYLNQQKEIQHQEAVIEKLRSFNREKSVRRAESREKMLDKMTRIEKPKEAAKDMHFSLEPSCLSGNDVLTVKGLSKSFGSQTLFKDIDFEIKRGEHVAVIGDNGTGKTTLLKILNQVIPPDAGAFTLGSKVTIGYYDQEHHVLHEDKNIFEEISDAYPSLTNTEIRSTLAAFQFTGDEVYKLIRDLSGGEKGRVSLAKLMLSEANFLILDEPTNHLDITSREILEKALNEYTGTVLYVSHDRYFINQTAKRILELVNQTFINYIGDYDYYLEKRDDLTSLYAPQLLHTSPEGQAAHGNKESDSRISWQEQKEQKALKRKRMNDLKRTEERISILEERNLEIDQLMSQEEIYSSSVKCQELALEKTANDEELENLYEKWEELAE, via the coding sequence ATGGTATTGGCATGTCACAATCTTACTAAATCTTTCGGGGAACAGCTCATTGTACAGAATGGAGCTTTTCATATAGAAGACAGAGAAAAAACTGCACTGGTAGGCGTAAATGGCGCCGGGAAATCCACAATCCTTAAAATGATCGTGGGCGAAGAGCCGGCAGACGGGGGAGAGATTATTCTGACAAAAGGTAAAACTTTAGGGTATCTGGCCCAACAGCAGCATCTGCAGAGCGGACTCTCTATTTACGAGGAGGTAAAAACAGCAAAAGCTGATATCCTTGCATTAGAAGCGCAGATACGGCTTGCTGAACAGGAACTTAAGACATTAAGCGGCGATGCCCTTCATAATAAACTGGAATCTTATCACAGGATGGTATCTAGATTTGAGTCTGAAAATGGTTATGCATGTGAGAGCGAGCTGGCCGGTGTATTGAAAGGCCTTGGTTTTTTGGAGGAGGACTTTTCAAAAATGACTGACACTCTGTCAGGGGGGCAGAAAACCCGCGTATCCCTTGGCAAGCTGCTGCTCACCAGACCAGATATCCTCCTGCTGGACGAGCCTACCAACCATTTGGATTTAAATTCCATCACATGGCTGGAAACCTACCTCATGAATTATCCAGGTGCTGTTTTTATCGTTTCCCATGACCGATTCTTCCTGAATCGGGTTGTCACAAAAGTTGTGGAGATAGAAAACGGCGAAATACGGATGTACCTGGGCAATTATAAGGCATATGCAGAGAAGAAACAGCAAATCAGGGATGCCCTGCTCAAAGAATATTTAAACCAGCAGAAGGAGATACAGCACCAAGAAGCCGTGATTGAAAAACTGCGCTCTTTTAACCGGGAAAAGTCTGTCCGCCGCGCGGAAAGCCGCGAAAAAATGCTGGATAAGATGACACGTATTGAAAAACCCAAAGAGGCCGCAAAGGACATGCATTTTTCCCTGGAGCCATCCTGCCTCAGCGGGAATGACGTCTTAACTGTCAAAGGACTTTCCAAAAGTTTTGGCAGCCAGACCTTATTTAAGGACATAGACTTTGAGATTAAGCGCGGGGAGCATGTAGCCGTCATCGGCGACAACGGCACAGGCAAAACGACTCTGCTGAAAATCCTGAACCAGGTCATCCCTCCGGATGCCGGAGCCTTTACCCTTGGCTCCAAGGTGACTATCGGATATTATGACCAGGAACACCATGTCCTGCATGAGGACAAAAATATCTTCGAAGAGATTTCCGACGCTTACCCATCCCTTACGAATACTGAGATACGAAGCACCCTGGCTGCATTTCAGTTTACAGGAGATGAAGTATATAAACTGATCCGGGATCTTAGCGGAGGCGAAAAAGGAAGGGTCTCTCTGGCAAAACTCATGTTATCTGAGGCCAATTTCCTTATTCTGGATGAACCTACGAACCATTTGGATATTACCTCCAGGGAAATTCTGGAAAAGGCTTTGAATGAGTATACCGGCACTGTGCTCTACGTATCTCATGACCGGTATTTTATTAACCAGACGGCAAAACGGATTTTGGAACTGGTAAACCAGACATTTATAAACTATATTGGGGATTATGATTATTATCTTGAAAAGCGGGATGACCTCACTTCACTATATGCCCCCCAATTGTTACATACATCCCCTGAAGGCCAGGCTGCCCACGGTAATAAAGAGAGCGATTCCCGGATCAGCTGGCAGGAGCAAAAGGAGCAGAAGGCCCTGAAGAGAAAACGGATGAATGATTTAAAGCGCACAGAGGAGCGCATTTCCATCCTGGAGGAAAGAAACTTAGAGATTGATCAGCTTATGTCCCAGGAAGAGATTTATTCCAGTTCCGTAAAGTGCCAGGAACTGGCTCTTGAGAAAACCGCCAATGATGAAGAACTGGAAAATTTATATGAAAAATGGGAGGAACTGGCCGAGTAG
- a CDS encoding redox-sensing transcriptional repressor Rex, producing MEDREISRAVIGRLPRYYRYLGELLDAGVERISSNDLSKKMHVTASQIRQDLNNFGGFGQQGYGYNVKYLYTEIGKILGLNRPHNMIIIGAGNLGQALANYASFEKNGFILKGLFDVNSRLEGVAIRGVPIRMMDELKDFVSQSDIEIAALTIPKSKAIEVAEMLIENGIRAIWNFAHTDLNLPEDIIVENVHLSDSLMRLSYTISRYQEDHGK from the coding sequence GTGGAAGACAGAGAGATATCACGGGCAGTGATAGGGAGGCTGCCCAGATACTATAGATATTTGGGTGAGCTTTTAGATGCAGGGGTAGAACGCATTTCTTCGAATGATTTGAGTAAAAAGATGCATGTGACTGCTTCCCAGATCAGGCAGGATTTAAATAACTTCGGTGGGTTCGGCCAGCAGGGATATGGCTATAATGTAAAGTACCTCTATACGGAGATCGGAAAGATTCTGGGACTTAACAGGCCTCACAATATGATTATCATAGGAGCCGGAAATCTAGGGCAGGCGTTGGCCAATTATGCGTCATTTGAGAAGAATGGGTTTATTCTTAAAGGACTTTTTGATGTGAATTCCCGGTTGGAAGGGGTGGCTATCCGGGGAGTCCCTATCCGGATGATGGACGAGCTGAAGGATTTTGTAAGTCAGTCAGATATTGAGATTGCCGCGCTGACTATCCCTAAGTCAAAAGCCATTGAAGTAGCTGAGATGCTTATAGAAAATGGAATCAGGGCTATCTGGAATTTTGCACATACAGATTTGAACCTGCCGGAAGACATTATTGTGGAGAATGTGCATTTGTCTGACAGCCTGATGCGCTTGTCATATACAATCAGCCGCTATCAGGAAGACCACGGAAAATAA
- a CDS encoding NAD(P)H-hydrate dehydratase — translation MEYLPTGEWMQRADSYTIHEIGIPSLVLMERAALSVVEAMEQDGADLTKTLVVCGSGNNGGDGFAVARLLKGKGCQVTAVFVGREESMSEECRLQMRIADKSEVPIVTTIEAGEYTSIVDAVFGVGLNREVSGRYRSIIEAMNALQGHKTAVDIPSGICSATGQVLGIAFKADLTVAFACAKLGCILYPGYLSAGKVVTKDIGISGHIFEQETGVCFRYHKADLQRLLPRRKADSHKGTYGRVLMVTGSPGMSGAAYLSAMAAYTCGAGLVQIYTSEDNRVILQQQLPEAILATYREYEEERFKSLLSWADVVCIGCGLGQSKTAEKLLAQTLREAKVPCVVDADGLNLLSRHLELLEKKECPLVLTPHMKEMARLLDCPVRELKDQRLTRIREFTGRYDIVCALKDARTFVMKAGEHPFVNTTGNNAMAKAGSGDVLAGVITALLAQGMETFEAASCGVFLHACGGDAARKAKGSYSVLAQDLIAGIQACIKETEESMEDETIQQGICQD, via the coding sequence ATGGAATATTTGCCTACAGGAGAATGGATGCAGAGGGCAGACAGTTATACCATCCATGAGATAGGCATCCCATCCCTGGTGCTGATGGAGCGGGCGGCGCTCTCCGTTGTGGAGGCCATGGAACAGGATGGGGCAGACTTGACAAAGACCCTTGTGGTCTGTGGATCAGGAAATAATGGTGGTGACGGGTTTGCAGTTGCAAGGCTTCTGAAGGGAAAAGGCTGTCAGGTCACAGCCGTTTTTGTGGGCCGGGAAGAATCTATGAGTGAAGAATGCCGGCTGCAGATGCGGATAGCAGATAAGTCAGAAGTCCCTATAGTCACAACAATAGAGGCCGGAGAATATACTAGTATTGTAGACGCTGTTTTTGGCGTGGGGCTCAACCGGGAAGTATCAGGCAGGTACCGCAGCATAATAGAGGCAATGAATGCCTTGCAGGGACACAAGACAGCAGTGGATATTCCATCCGGGATCTGTTCTGCCACGGGGCAGGTACTGGGCATTGCTTTTAAAGCAGATCTGACAGTTGCTTTCGCATGTGCAAAGCTGGGATGCATCCTGTACCCCGGATATTTGTCTGCAGGCAAGGTTGTGACAAAGGATATTGGTATTAGCGGGCATATATTTGAACAAGAGACAGGAGTGTGTTTCCGATACCATAAGGCAGACTTGCAAAGGCTTCTGCCCCGGAGAAAGGCGGATTCACACAAGGGTACATACGGAAGAGTCCTGATGGTTACCGGGAGTCCAGGTATGTCAGGGGCAGCTTATTTAAGTGCTATGGCTGCCTACACGTGTGGGGCGGGACTTGTACAGATCTATACTTCTGAGGATAACCGGGTGATCCTCCAGCAGCAGCTCCCTGAGGCGATTTTGGCCACATACAGGGAGTATGAAGAGGAGCGGTTTAAAAGCCTGCTTTCCTGGGCAGATGTTGTCTGTATCGGATGCGGCCTTGGGCAGAGTAAAACAGCAGAGAAATTATTGGCCCAGACGCTGAGGGAAGCAAAAGTGCCCTGTGTTGTCGATGCAGATGGACTGAATCTTTTGAGCAGACATCTGGAACTTTTAGAAAAGAAAGAATGTCCCCTGGTATTGACTCCCCACATGAAAGAAATGGCCCGTTTGCTGGACTGTCCGGTCAGAGAACTAAAGGATCAGCGTCTTACCAGAATAAGAGAGTTTACAGGCCGGTATGATATTGTCTGCGCGCTGAAAGATGCACGCACATTCGTCATGAAGGCAGGAGAACATCCCTTTGTAAATACGACAGGGAATAACGCCATGGCTAAGGCGGGGTCAGGAGATGTTCTTGCCGGCGTTATTACAGCTTTACTGGCCCAGGGCATGGAGACATTTGAGGCTGCGTCCTGCGGGGTATTTTTACATGCCTGCGGCGGAGATGCGGCCAGGAAGGCAAAGGGATCCTACAGTGTGCTGGCACAGGATCTGATTGCCGGCATACAGGCTTGTATCAAAGAGACAGAGGAGAGTATGGAAGATGAAACAATACAGCAGGGTATATGCCAGGATTGA
- the alr gene encoding alanine racemase: MKQYSRVYARIDLDAVAYNMGQLKRRIGGGAQIIAVIKMDGYGHGAVPVARMFEEKEYSYIWGFATASLEEAVALRHGGIQKPVLVLGCIFPEQYEEMLKYDIRATVYMEETAKELSEAAIKYGKTAHIHIKVDTGMGRLGFLPGEECVGSIHRISTLPGIEVEGMYTHFAKADEIDKTYTLRQHEQFARMKEALEKIGVHITYYHCNNSAGIIDHPDMKHDLVRAGIAIYGMYPSDEVCREAVHLKPALELVSHVTYVKEVEAGTCISYGGTFTAPNKMKIATIPVGYGDGYSRGLSNRGHVLIHGKRARILGRVCMDQFMADVTDIPDVRFMDQVVLIGRDQKEEILVEELSGITGRFNYEFVCCLGKRIPRVYIRGGEVVEQIDYLS, translated from the coding sequence ATGAAACAATACAGCAGGGTATATGCCAGGATTGACTTAGATGCAGTTGCCTATAATATGGGGCAGTTGAAGAGAAGGATTGGGGGAGGGGCACAGATCATCGCGGTGATTAAGATGGATGGATATGGGCACGGCGCAGTCCCTGTTGCCAGGATGTTCGAGGAAAAAGAGTACAGCTATATATGGGGATTTGCCACTGCCAGCCTGGAGGAGGCTGTTGCCTTGCGCCATGGGGGAATACAGAAACCTGTGCTTGTACTGGGATGTATATTTCCTGAGCAATACGAAGAAATGCTCAAATACGATATCCGGGCAACTGTATATATGGAAGAGACTGCGAAAGAGCTGTCAGAGGCAGCTATTAAATATGGAAAAACCGCGCACATACATATTAAAGTAGATACAGGCATGGGACGGCTTGGCTTTTTGCCGGGGGAGGAGTGCGTAGGGTCCATCCATAGGATCAGTACCCTCCCTGGTATTGAGGTGGAGGGAATGTATACCCATTTTGCCAAGGCAGATGAAATAGATAAAACATATACTCTGCGGCAGCATGAGCAGTTTGCCCGGATGAAGGAGGCCCTTGAAAAAATAGGCGTACATATTACATATTACCACTGTAATAACAGTGCAGGTATTATTGACCATCCAGATATGAAGCATGATCTGGTGCGCGCAGGTATTGCCATATACGGCATGTACCCGTCAGACGAAGTGTGCCGTGAGGCAGTCCATTTAAAGCCGGCCCTTGAGCTGGTCAGCCATGTGACATATGTCAAGGAAGTTGAGGCCGGTACGTGTATCAGTTATGGCGGGACTTTTACAGCGCCAAATAAAATGAAAATAGCTACGATCCCGGTGGGGTATGGGGACGGCTATTCCAGAGGACTTTCTAACAGAGGCCATGTGCTGATCCATGGTAAAAGGGCGCGGATTTTGGGGCGCGTCTGTATGGACCAGTTTATGGCAGATGTGACAGATATCCCAGATGTCCGTTTTATGGATCAAGTAGTCCTGATCGGCAGGGACCAAAAGGAAGAGATTTTGGTAGAAGAGTTAAGTGGAATTACTGGGAGATTTAATTATGAATTTGTCTGCTGCCTGGGCAAACGGATCCCCCGGGTTTATATCAGAGGAGGAGAGGTTGTGGAGCAGATAGACTATCTGTCCTGA